In Ostrea edulis chromosome 4, xbOstEdul1.1, whole genome shotgun sequence, a single window of DNA contains:
- the LOC125668183 gene encoding uncharacterized protein LOC125668183: MEFLKVLVVLIVISHGSLSKPASSEDEIRDIVGKLERLAASLRQYVVDGSRPENSMSSIGLLSGSTSEFPIPGTGPLGLWGLDNNDRDPSSPTYKLLYKMFGKLLKPYFSSFPSGPYSSEMRLLTPRNVVAMLNAWYNNVDQMMTKEHAYFSVARELLEAHFQCATTKINQMVFYVFKEQIRAMAGDDWKINTHVRKVLGNWIMDTAVVDKVTQKIVLAAHRHAYGDIMEHIEYFQLHDIVEFLAKTKMLMLRAEQDKWTPVVFDEKLNQHLTDNDAVFQCPSVHDLWEFHRTIVGRFQERLSESKPFTETEAWLNKVLPAYMTTEASPAITAILQVYKDYVKSAMLHFEQVENHVTSGNTVDITNFMSKFLAPHQLQYLQSIFEFLNTGNIRGIMEMEQI; this comes from the exons ATGGAGTTCTTGAAAGTCCTCGTTGTTTTGATTGTAATTTCTCACG GTTCGCTATCAAAGCCAGCGAGTTCTGAGGATGAAATACGTGACATAGTCGGAAAACTAGAGAGACTCGCAGCAAGCTTAAGACAGTATGTAGTTGACGGTAGTAGGCCCGAGAATTCCATGAGCAGTATCGGACTACTGAGCGGGTCTACGTCAGAATTCCCTATCCCCGGTACCGGACCACTCGGGCTTTGGGGGCTCGATAACAACGATCGTGACCCCTCCTCTCCAACATACAAATTGCTCTACAAAATGTTCGGAAAGCTTCTGAAGCCGTACTTCAGCAGTTTCCCAAGTGGACCTTATTCAT CGGAGATGCGGTTGTTAACACCACGAAATGTTGTTGCAATGCTGAATGCATGGTACAACAACGTTGACCAAATGATGACCAAAGAGCATGCCTACTTTAGCGTCGCAAGAGAGCTCTTGGAAGCCCATTTCCAGTGTGCAACAACGAAAATCAACCAAATGGTTTTCT ATGTTTTCAAAGAGCAAATACGTGCAATGGCCGGAGACGACTGGAAAATTAACACTCACGTGAGGAAAGTTTTGGGGAATTGGATAATGGATACGGCCGTTGTGGACAAAGTCACCCAGAAAATTGTTCTGGCAGCGCATAGACATGCCTACGGGGACATTATGGAGCACATTGAATATTTCCAACTTCATG ATATCGTGGAATTCCTTGCAAAAACGAAAATGCTAATGTTGAGAGCTGAGCAGGATAAATGGACACCAGTCGTGTTCGATGAGAAACTGAATCAACATTTGACGGACAATGACGCCGTTTTTCAATGTCCGAGTGTGCATGATCTATGGGAATTCCACCGAACAATTGTTGGACGTTTTCAAGAGAG GTTATCCGAAAGCAAACCCTTCACCGAGACGGAGGCTTGGTTGAATAAAGTCTTACCTGCATACATGACTACAGAAGCCAGCCCCGCCATTACTGCCATCCTACAAGTGTACAAGGACTACGTCAAGTCGGCCATGTTGCACTTTGAACAAGTGGAGAACCACGTGACCAGCGGAAATACGGTCGACATAACAAATTTCATGTCCAAATTCCTCG CACCACATCAGCTCCAGTATTTGCAGTCCATCTTTGAATTCCTCAATACTGGGAATATCCGCGGCATCATGGAAATGGaacaaatataa
- the LOC125669221 gene encoding uncharacterized protein LOC125669221: MVLCEKMGLVWLATIALCIHCGFTQNIGPSQIRFRGPPQLPLGSSRIQFSGTPFAGARPSNGQQNFIPQSPTPRRQITFSNTINSFAPAMPTTSPLLSGSVSGSNFGNVNSQTQGLVTEPSISVDVGNLDFGSVAQAVMTDMFTENLRRGNLLGDSNRVNTNSQTFGGVNTNSQTFGGVNTNSQTFGGVNTNSQTFGSVNTNSQTFGGVNTNSQTFGGVNTNSQTFSQGQTSPVLTSVNDRSQLDSGNALQNNQVLNNFQFNANSESPTPIGSELRPVQLLNNEGSSMGNRVNINFRTGTRRNSNSIGGSNLPQTVQNSTGSVTLAPAFPGFAPLQLPELGEDSWFSYLKGLLDRTNSNMQIFSNSTGGGMHPIPQRLMDLPRGTMPIYIKNFRSNPAYVPFRLPGQPFNMLIPFNRENREMVYPYLPIYIPYPNVGIDVPEVGLRFVAYLPFQPDRYKASREGAGVVFPQRSAPGSFPLYVDRRPVLTNLMEQMG; the protein is encoded by the exons ATGGTCCTCTGCGAG AAAATGGGCTTAGTTTGGCTTGCAACCATTGCTCTGTGCATTCATTGTGGATTTACACAGAATATTGGGCCAAGCCAGATAAGGTTTAGAGGACCCCCACAGTTGCCCTTAGGGTCAAGCCGTATTCAGTTTTCGGGGACACCTTTCGCCGGAGCACGTCCATCAAATGGACAGCAGAATTTCATTCCTCAATCACCCACTCCACGTCGACAAATTACATTTTCGAATACTATAAATTCTTTTGCACCCGCAATGCCAACTACGTCACCACTTTTGTCGGGTTCAGTGTCGGGGTCAAACTTCGGCAACGTGAACTCACAAACCCAAGGTCTTGTAACAGAGCCAAGCATTTCAGTTGACGTAGGAAACCTGGATTTTGGCTCCGTGGCGCAGGCTGTGATGACGGATATGTTCACAGAAAATTTAAGGAGAGGCAACTTACTCGGTGACAGCAACAGGGTGAACACTAATAGCCAGACATTTGGCGGTGTGAACACGAATAGCCAGACATTTGGCGGTGTGAACACGAATAGCCAGACATTTGGCGGTGTGAACACGAATAGCCAGACATTCGGCAGTGTGAACACGAATAGCCAGACATTTGGCGGTGTGAACACGAATAGCCAGACATTTGGCGGTGTGAACACAAATAGCCAGACATTCAGCCAAGGACAAACAAGTCCAGTGTTGACCTCAGTCAATGACCGTTCTCAATTGGACAGTGGCAATGCTCTGCAAAACAATCaagttttaaataatttccaATTCAATGCAAATTCGGAATCGCCGACACCGATTGGTTCGGAACTTAGACCAGTACAGCTGCTGAATAACGAGGGTAGTTCTATGGGAAACAGAGTCAATATCAACTTTAGAACAGGAACTAGACGTAATTCAAATAGCATTGGTGGATCAAATCTTCCCCAGACAGTGCAGAATTCTACAGGCTCTGTTACCTTGGCACCGGCCTTTCCAGGATTTGCTCCGTTACAACTTCCGGAATTAGGGGAGGATAGTTGGTTTTCTTACTTAAAGGGTCTTTTGGATCGTACTAATTCCAACATGCAGATATTTTCCAATTCTACCGGTGGTGGCATGCATCCTATTCCCCAGCGCTTAATGGACCTTCCCAGAGGTACAATGCCCATTTACATCAAAAACTTCCGCAGTAACCCAGCCTATGTCCCGTTTCGACTTCCTGGTCAGCCATTCAACATGCTTATTCCTTTTAATAGAGAAAATCGTGAAATGGTGTACCCATACTTGCCTATTTATATTCCTTACCCTAACGTAGGAATTGATGTACCGGAAGTGGGACTTCGTTTTGTGGCTTATCTCCCTTTTCAGCCCGATAGATACAAGGCATCCAGAGAGGGCGCTGGTGTCGTGTTCCCGCAACGATCTGCTCCTGGGTCGTTTCCGTTGTATGTTGATCGACGACCGGTGCTTACAAATTTAATGGAACAG ATGGGTTGA